The following proteins come from a genomic window of Nostoc sp. ATCC 53789:
- a CDS encoding DUF1361 domain-containing protein, with translation MKEELIARIIQVLQINMSWMTWNLFLAFIPLALSVWLFRMRRGGTWLWWLGFLVFYAFLPNAPYLLTDVIHLIDDIRTIQSVWMITLILIPLYLLVILGGFEAYVISLINWGYYLHRIGKSQWIWRVELITHFLCAVGVYWGRFLRFNSWDFITQPDALLTKGVEEILGKQPLVIIAITFVVLAGLYWIMKRVTLGLSKPGSRIGIKSESTNSNTPNI, from the coding sequence ATGAAAGAAGAATTGATAGCCAGAATTATACAAGTATTGCAAATTAATATGAGTTGGATGACTTGGAATTTATTTCTGGCTTTTATACCTTTGGCTTTGAGTGTGTGGCTATTTCGCATGAGGCGCGGTGGCACTTGGCTTTGGTGGCTAGGATTCTTAGTTTTCTATGCTTTCTTACCAAATGCACCGTATTTGTTGACCGATGTAATCCACTTGATAGATGATATCCGCACAATCCAATCTGTGTGGATGATTACTTTAATACTCATACCTCTGTATTTACTAGTAATTCTCGGTGGATTTGAAGCTTACGTAATATCGTTAATTAATTGGGGTTACTACCTACATCGCATCGGTAAGAGTCAATGGATTTGGCGCGTTGAGTTAATTACACATTTTCTCTGCGCTGTTGGTGTTTATTGGGGGCGATTTTTACGTTTCAACAGTTGGGATTTTATTACTCAACCCGATGCCTTACTTACTAAAGGGGTAGAAGAAATTTTGGGAAAACAACCCTTGGTAATTATTGCTATCACCTTTGTGGTACTTGCAGGTTTGTACTGGATTATGAAACGAGTAACTTTAGGTCTTAGCAAGCCAGGTAGTAGAATCGGTATCAAGTCAGAAAGCACTAACTCTAACACGCCAAACATTTGA
- a CDS encoding putative PEP-binding protein encodes MDKLYWLDQIKLQDRAKVGDKAFYLSRIMQRGYPVVPGFVVSAEILRQFLENLNSSESLVADLPHSSLHLDVANWRQLQQVAGRLRQEILTATVPQQWVSTIFQAAKEWQTSCLILRPTLSISNATPGIKNISGLLESVFCQCEPEAIAWALKRTWSQIFRARSLLYWQRAGINLQQINLAVLVQPVENAIASGLLKANSSGWEIEATWGLGVAIALGEVQPDIYYIQQATGVVLEQHLGNKMLAYGVNDAAPEAFSQPIPNSVLTPDHLSLSTYVLPEAQQEQYALQEEYLQQIIALGTQLVSELGKTFTIKWTIAQQTTSNKLYITQASSPQSVIPHGQFIRGLGAAGGRVVANALVIPHSQQKPEQLPKGVILVVPTITPDWLPLLHQVAGIITEQGGLTSHAAILARELRITAVVNATSATTLIQTGERLLLDGDRGEVYRIKGDSKEEIEKEREEKLLSLHHPNPKAPYPTFTSHLPMIATQLLVNLSQSSLIEQVQSFPVDGVGLLRSELMVLNILDGQHPNSWILGGRQAELLELWSEQIMQFARAFAPRPVFYRSLDWRSQDLPSLSDNLESSPQSMLGERGTFSYLRNPVVFELELQALARVQQAGYSNVNLLLPFVRTVEEFVFCRRKVEQALLTEVSQFQLWMMAEVPSVLFLLPEYVKAGAAGISIGTNDLTQLLLGVDREQGQLAKVFNERHPAVMGAIAQLIQMAKSAGIPCSICGQAPALYPEIIDKLVEWGITSISVEPEAVERTYQAIARAEQRLILAAARRKLQ; translated from the coding sequence GTGGACAAACTCTACTGGCTAGACCAAATTAAATTACAAGACCGCGCCAAAGTAGGTGACAAAGCATTTTACTTGAGCAGAATCATGCAGCGTGGCTATCCGGTGGTGCCTGGTTTTGTCGTTTCGGCAGAAATTTTGCGGCAATTTCTTGAAAATCTCAATAGTTCAGAGTCATTAGTAGCTGACTTACCCCATTCTTCGTTACATCTAGATGTTGCTAATTGGCGGCAACTTCAGCAGGTAGCTGGTCGCTTGCGCCAAGAAATTCTCACTGCGACTGTGCCGCAGCAGTGGGTGAGTACAATTTTCCAAGCAGCTAAGGAATGGCAAACTAGCTGTCTGATTCTTCGACCTACCTTATCAATATCAAATGCTACTCCAGGTATAAAGAATATATCTGGTTTGCTGGAGTCGGTGTTTTGCCAGTGCGAACCTGAAGCGATCGCTTGGGCATTAAAGCGCACTTGGAGTCAGATATTTCGTGCCAGAAGTCTCCTATATTGGCAACGAGCAGGAATTAATCTGCAACAAATAAATCTAGCAGTCTTGGTGCAACCTGTTGAGAATGCGATCGCCAGTGGTTTGCTCAAAGCCAACTCCTCTGGGTGGGAAATTGAAGCTACTTGGGGATTAGGAGTTGCGATCGCTCTTGGTGAAGTCCAGCCAGATATCTACTACATTCAACAGGCAACTGGAGTTGTGCTTGAGCAACATTTGGGCAATAAAATGCTGGCTTATGGCGTGAATGATGCAGCGCCTGAAGCTTTTTCGCAACCCATACCTAACTCAGTGCTAACACCAGATCATCTTTCTCTAAGTACCTACGTACTTCCAGAAGCCCAACAAGAACAGTACGCTTTACAAGAAGAATATTTACAACAAATAATTGCTCTAGGAACTCAACTAGTAAGTGAACTAGGTAAAACTTTTACCATTAAATGGACTATTGCTCAACAAACCACATCTAACAAGCTCTACATCACACAAGCTAGTTCTCCCCAATCTGTAATTCCCCACGGACAATTCATTAGGGGACTAGGAGCAGCAGGGGGACGTGTTGTGGCCAATGCCTTAGTAATTCCTCATTCACAACAGAAACCCGAACAACTACCCAAGGGTGTGATTTTAGTAGTACCAACAATTACTCCTGATTGGCTACCATTACTACACCAAGTTGCTGGTATTATCACAGAACAAGGTGGATTAACCAGCCATGCCGCAATTCTTGCTAGAGAATTAAGGATCACAGCAGTAGTAAACGCAACATCTGCCACAACCTTAATCCAAACGGGCGAACGACTACTGCTTGATGGCGACAGAGGAGAAGTTTATCGCATCAAAGGAGACTCAAAGGAGGAGATAGAGAAAGAGAGAGAAGAAAAACTTCTTTCCCTACATCACCCCAACCCAAAAGCGCCCTATCCTACTTTCACTTCTCATCTACCCATGATTGCTACCCAACTACTGGTTAACTTGAGTCAGTCCAGTTTAATAGAACAAGTGCAAAGCTTCCCTGTGGATGGCGTGGGATTATTGCGCTCAGAATTGATGGTATTAAATATATTGGACGGACAACATCCCAATAGTTGGATTTTAGGCGGTCGTCAGGCAGAATTATTAGAGTTATGGTCTGAGCAGATTATGCAATTTGCTCGTGCTTTTGCACCAAGACCAGTTTTTTATCGTTCCTTAGATTGGCGATCGCAGGATTTACCATCATTGAGTGATAATTTAGAATCTTCACCCCAGTCGATGTTGGGTGAACGCGGCACTTTCAGCTATTTACGAAATCCCGTAGTGTTTGAGTTAGAACTGCAAGCTTTGGCAAGGGTACAGCAGGCTGGTTACAGCAATGTCAACCTACTATTACCTTTTGTGCGGACTGTAGAAGAATTTGTCTTTTGCCGTCGCAAAGTTGAGCAAGCTCTTTTAACCGAGGTGTCGCAGTTTCAATTGTGGATGATGGCGGAAGTGCCAAGCGTACTATTTTTGCTGCCGGAATATGTGAAAGCAGGCGCAGCCGGAATTTCCATTGGTACAAACGACCTAACCCAATTATTGCTCGGAGTGGATCGAGAACAAGGACAGCTAGCAAAAGTATTTAATGAACGTCATCCCGCAGTTATGGGTGCGATCGCTCAACTGATCCAAATGGCTAAAAGTGCCGGTATACCTTGTTCAATCTGCGGTCAAGCACCAGCCCTTTATCCAGAAATCATCGATAAATTAGTGGAATGGGGTATAACTTCCATTTCTGTTGAACCGGAAGCAGTGGAGCGAACATATCAGGCGATCGCTCGTGCTGAACAACGCCTAATTTTAGCAGCAGCACGACGAAAGCTTCAGTAG
- a CDS encoding ISAs1 family transposase — MIIKSCNDYVIAVKNNQPKLHSHIQRIAALRKPTSRIVETEKIRDRLTTRTVEVFHEIKGIDPKWIGINSLIRVERVGTRKGKKYHEIVCYISSLLGTAKEFAIGIRGHWGIENRLHWVKDVVFKEDSSTIRMGNAPANLSITRAIALNIIRRNSYASITIAHRFLSHDIDKLLALVE; from the coding sequence ATGATTATAAAAAGTTGTAACGATTACGTCATTGCAGTTAAAAATAATCAGCCAAAACTACATAGCCATATTCAACGCATTGCTGCTCTGAGAAAACCAACAAGTCGTATAGTTGAGACAGAGAAAATTAGAGATAGATTGACAACACGTACTGTAGAAGTATTCCATGAGATCAAGGGAATTGATCCAAAATGGATAGGGATAAACTCTTTAATTAGAGTGGAAAGAGTTGGAACAAGAAAAGGCAAAAAATATCACGAAATTGTCTGTTATATTAGCAGTCTGCTCGGTACAGCTAAAGAATTTGCTATCGGTATTCGCGGTCATTGGGGTATCGAAAATCGCCTCCACTGGGTGAAAGATGTTGTTTTCAAAGAAGATAGTTCCACAATCCGTATGGGTAATGCTCCGGCAAATCTTTCCATTACCAGAGCAATCGCACTCAACATCATTCGCCGCAATAGTTATGCTTCTATAACAATTGCTCACAGATTTCTATCTCATGATATTGACAAACTCCTTGCCCTTGTGGAATGA
- a CDS encoding ISAs1 family transposase, translating to MGANLIEQLKQVEDFRTKDGRRHPLWLVLLFVIMGTMNGYVGYRGWGDFVNRHSRVLIKKFGIQKHGVPSYSTIRRVVMGVEFDKLAEKFNDWAKSYVEIEELEWCAMDGKSIKGTVKDYNSSQQNFVSIVSVFACKRGLVVGMKKFENHDKSEIQVVQDLITAMDLQGVVFSFDSLHCQKKLVR from the coding sequence ATGGGTGCGAATCTAATCGAACAGTTAAAGCAAGTGGAAGACTTTAGGACAAAAGATGGTCGAAGACATCCACTTTGGTTGGTTTTATTGTTTGTAATAATGGGCACTATGAATGGATATGTGGGATATCGTGGGTGGGGAGATTTTGTGAATAGGCATAGTCGGGTATTAATAAAGAAATTTGGTATCCAAAAACATGGAGTTCCATCTTATTCAACTATCCGACGTGTAGTGATGGGAGTAGAGTTTGATAAGCTGGCGGAAAAATTCAATGATTGGGCTAAAAGTTATGTTGAAATAGAAGAATTAGAATGGTGTGCTATGGATGGGAAAAGTATTAAGGGGACGGTGAAAGACTACAATTCATCTCAGCAAAATTTTGTCAGCATAGTATCAGTATTTGCTTGTAAAAGAGGGCTGGTCGTCGGGATGAAAAAATTTGAAAACCATGATAAAAGCGAAATCCAGGTTGTACAAGATTTAATTACAGCAATGGATCTACAAGGTGTGGTTTTCAGCTTTGATTCCTTACATTGCCAAAAAAAACTTGTGAGATGA